From Streptomyces cyaneogriseus subsp. noncyanogenus, the proteins below share one genomic window:
- a CDS encoding cobalamin B12-binding domain-containing protein encodes MGVAAGPIRVVVAKPGLDGHDRGAKVIARALRDAGMEVIYTGLHQTPEQIVDTAIQEDADAIGLSILSGAHNTLFAAVIDLLKERDAEDILVFGGGIIPEADIPPLKEKGVAEIFTPGATTASIVDWVRANVRQPAQA; translated from the coding sequence ATGGGTGTGGCAGCCGGTCCGATCCGCGTGGTGGTGGCCAAGCCGGGGCTCGACGGCCACGATCGCGGGGCCAAGGTGATCGCGCGGGCGCTGCGCGACGCCGGTATGGAGGTCATCTACACCGGGCTCCACCAGACGCCCGAGCAGATCGTGGACACCGCGATCCAGGAGGACGCCGACGCGATCGGGCTGTCCATCCTCTCCGGCGCGCACAACACGCTCTTCGCCGCCGTGATCGATCTGCTGAAGGAGCGGGACGCGGAGGACATCCTGGTCTTCGGCGGCGGCATCATCCCCGAGGCGGACATCCCGCCGCTGAAGGAGAAGGGCGTCGCGGAGATCTTCACGCCCGGTGCGACGACGGCCTCGATCGTGGACTGGGTGCGGGCGAACGTGCGGCAGCCGGCGCAGGCGTAG